GCGCTCCACCAGGTCCGGGTCGGACGGGGAGGGCAGATCGCCCGGGCATTCGACCCCGCGCTCGCTCCGCGGGTCGGCCTCGCGGCCGAGCAGCAGAAGGGCGAGGGGTGTCGGCTGGACATCCAGGGGCTGGGCGGTGGTCACGACACGCACCCTTTCTTTTCTGCGGAACGCCTTTTCGTCTAATTGACGTTATCTATCATAACCGCTTCGTGTCAGCTTGACGATGCCCATAGCGTCGATGTGACGCATCCCCTGGCGCACGCGGTGTGCGAGCATGAAGGGAACAGACACGCGCCTGGCCCGGAATGAATCCGCGGCCCCGATGGTTGGACCGTCGGCAAGCAGTCCGTACAACCCGGGAGAGAAGCAGATGTCCGTATCGGACGAGACCACCACCGTGAGCGACGGCATTCTCCTGTCCGACGCCGCCGCATCCAAGGTCAAGGCCCTGCTGGAGCAGGAGGGCCGGGACGACCTGGCGCTGCGCGTCGCCGTTCAGCCCGGCGGCTGCTCGGGCCTGCGCTACCAGCTCTTCTTCGACGAGCGTTCGCTCGACGGGGACGTGGTGAAGGACTTCGGCGGCGTCAAGGTCGTCACCGACCGGATGAGCGCCCCGTACCTGGGCGGCGCCTCCGTCGACTTCGTGGACACCATCGAGAAGCAGGGCTTCACGATCGACAACCCGAACGCCACTGGCTCCTGCGCCTGCGGTGACTCCTTCAGCTGAACCCGTAGTCGTACGACGGCGGCGGCCCTCCCGGATCCGGGAGGGCCGCCGCCGTTCGTTCGTCCGCGCGGTCCGCGTGCGGGTTCAGGCGCGCGGTACCGTCTCGCCCGACGCCGCGTCGACGACCTTCCGGCCGTCCAGCGGCGTGTCCAGCGTCACCGTCCGGGTCAGCTCCTTCGCGATCATGATGCAGGCCTTCCCCGGGTCGGGCTTCGACTCGGTGACCGTCACGCGCACCGATGTGCCGTCCTCCGAGGCGCGGGCGGCGTACGTGCTGCACACGCCGCCCCAGAAGGTCACCTCGAGCGTCCGGCCGTCAGCGCTGTACGAGGTGATGGCCGCGTCCCCGGCGGCCGGGTCCTTCGTGGGTGTCGGCGAGGGCCCGGTGCTCCCGTCCGTGAGGTGGTCCGGATCGACCGCGACCTGGACGATCGTGTTCCCGGGGCCGCCCCCCGCGGGTTCCACCGAGAAGAGCCACGAGGGTACGAGGATCTGCTCGCCGTCCGTGTACCGCGCCGCGAGCCCGAACTCGGCCTTCCCGACCGTCACCGTGGTCACCGGCGGCGTGCCGCCCGAGCAGTCGGGCTGCGGCGCGAGGTCGTCCTCCAGCGGTACGGAGGTCGCGCAGCCGCCGACACCGCCCTTCGGGGACTGCCGGCTCTCCGCGTTCAGCTGCTCCAGTGCCTCGTCCGCACCGGTCACCGGATAGGTGTCGCCCTTCGACAGGCCCTTCAGGTGCCCGCTGCCGCCCACGATCTCGCCGCCTGCGCCCACCTGGATCCCCGTCGACCAGCCGTACGTGGGAAGCCCGCCCACCACGGGGTCGGCGTTCACCACACGTACGGAACCCATCAGCTGGTCCGCGTCGAGCGCGGCGCCGTCCTGTCCCGCGGCCTTCAGGACCGGAGCTGCCGCGGCCTTCGCGGCCTTCTCGTCCACGGGCGGGCCGGACGGCGGTGTCCGGTCCTGCTTCGCACAGGCCGGACCGGGCTCGCACGCGTCCGGGCCGCCGGCGCCGTACCGGGCGAACGTCCATGTCCCGGGCGCCTGCTTGACGACCTTCAGGACGGGACCGGAACCGTCGCCGTCGCTGCCCACCTTCCACGCGGTGCCGTCCGTGTGCGGTGCGCCCCGCACTCCGAGTGCCTTCGCCAGCCGTGCCACCTCGGCCGCGGTCACCGTGCCCTCGGCGCGGTGCACGGCGGCGCTGTCTGGGCCGTCCGGCAGTTCGCCGGAGGCGCGGTAGACGACTCCGCCGCCGTGCGGATCGGGTTCGCCGGGCGCGATTCCCGGCGGCTGCGTCGACGAGCTGTCCGCGAGGTCCAGCGCGAGCGGGGGAGGGGAGCTGTCCCCGGACGCCGCACGGCCCGCGTCCGTACCGCCCCCCGACGCAGTCGAGGCCCAGTACGCCGCTCCGCCCCCGGCCAGCAGCACGGCTGCCGCCACCGAGGCGACGGCGAACGGCGAACGCCGCCGCCGGGGACCGGTCACGTCACTATCGGGTTGCTCGGTGCTCACCGGATCGCTCCTTCGGCTGCCTGGCCGTCACTGGCGCATCGTCCGCCCCCTGGGCGGGGACACCGGTGGGACGGGCCGGGGGAGCGCCCGGTTCCCCCCCGCTGTGCGCGGAGGAACCGTGCTGCGTTCCGGGCCGGAGCCGGCCGGGCCGGCCGGGCCCCCCGGATCAGTCCCCGTAGTCGGACATGGCGTCGATCAGCCGGGCCGAGGACGGCGGTACCGTGACGCCGTTGATCCGGGAGGGTTCGACCGGAGCCACCGGCTTCGCCGCGGTCTTGGCGGGTGCGACCCAGTGCGGGGCCATGCGTGCGCAGTCGCCGCGCAGCTCGGCCAGGCTCATCTCGGACTCACGCGGAACGATGGTGTTCGACATAACGGCACCGTACGCAGGGCAGTGCCCAGGTAGAAAGACCTACTATCGGGTAGTTTTGCCCCTTCGAGCGCGGCGGCTCCACCGGGTAGCGTGAACTGTCACGCCGTCCCGGAGGGCGCGCTCACGCGTTCCCTTCGCCTTCCGCAGGAGCAGCCACCCCGTGCGCATCGCAGTCACCGGCTCCATCGCCACAGACCATCTCATGACCTTCCCCGGCCGATTCGCCGACCAACTGGTCG
The DNA window shown above is from Streptomyces sp. Alt3 and carries:
- a CDS encoding HesB/IscA family protein; translated protein: MSVSDETTTVSDGILLSDAAASKVKALLEQEGRDDLALRVAVQPGGCSGLRYQLFFDERSLDGDVVKDFGGVKVVTDRMSAPYLGGASVDFVDTIEKQGFTIDNPNATGSCACGDSFS